In a genomic window of Phaeodactylum tricornutum CCAP 1055/1 chromosome 6, whole genome shotgun sequence:
- a CDS encoding predicted protein: METKITLSELIKPGNVAVVTGASSGIGRAACLRFAQSGMTVWMVDVDEAELGLAHQLVQQSQSAAAVGSDGNSTQIHARVVDVADEIAVQELATAVFARNGATHILMNNAGIGLGGGALTDMTTVQRVLSVNTYGPIHGCVAFVPKMKASDQPGMVINTGSKQGITMPPGNLTYNISKAALKAYTEGLEHEFMQERMEGVGKLRAALLVPGWVNTSILLKAQQHKASQQGQDFAVSSVSFHEEKPASGAWMPSQVIDFAIQEIDADRFYVICPDNDVDRETDNMRMTWTMQDVTHNRPPLSRWHPAYKDKFTEYVKAASENRKSQA; this comes from the coding sequence atggaaaCCAAGATTACGCTGTCCGAATTGATCAAGCCGGGTAATGTGGCGGTAGTGACGGGGGCAAGCTCGGGTATCGGTCGGGCGGCCTGTCTCCGGTTTGCCCAATCCGGCATGACGGTATGGATGGTGGATGTGGATGAAGCCGAGCTCGGGTTGGCGCACCAACTGGTACAACAGTCCCAATCTGCTGCCGCCGTCGGATCGGACGGGAACTCGACGCAAATTCATGCTCGTGTGGTGGACGTCGCCGACGAAATTGCCGTACAAGAGTTGGCGACTGCCGTCTTTGCCCGGAACGGGGCAACCCACATTCTCATGAACAATGCCGGTATTGGACTAGGAGGAGGTGCTTTGACCGACATGACGACGGTACAACGTGTGCTGAGCGTCAATACGTACGGGCCCATACACGGATGTGTGGCGTTTGTGCCCAAAATGAAGGCGTCCGACCAACCAGGTATGGTGATCAATACGGGCAGTAAACAAGGCATTACCATGCCGCCGGGAAATCTAACTTATAATATCAGCAAAGCGGCTCTGAAAGCTTACACGGAAGGACTCGAACATGAATTCATGCAGGAGCGAATGGAAGGCGTGGGAAAGTTGCGAGCGGCACTCTTGGTTCCTGGATGGGTCAACACGAGTATTCTTCTCAAGGCACAGCAGCACAAGGCATCTCAGCAAGGTCAAGACTTTGCTGTGTCCTCCGTATCATTCCACGAAGAGAAACCGGCAAGTGGCGCTTGGATGCCCTCGCAAGTCATCGACTTTGCCATTCAAGAAATTGATGCGGATCGATTTTACGTAATTTGCCCCGACAATGACGTGGATCGGGAAACGGACAATATGCGCATGACTTGGACCATGCAGGATGTAACCCACAATCGGCCACCTCTTTCGCGTTGGCATCCAGCCTACAAGGACAAATTCACAGAATATGTAAAAGCGGCGAGTGAAAACAGAAAGAGCCAAGCGTGA
- a CDS encoding predicted protein, which translates to MPPASMELEMEEQELNRIVDEENLRNEERVALVGGGKHANGRRRTPDSSNSTSSLGSTVASTPRYRSSVSRCWKFLIPLALISILAMHWSPEIQGNAGIETKPSSAPQEQGKSQPIVREPVKNLTSASNGRDFPKRNSSTTRAEPVKQPESSMAPVAIKQPEPSMAPEPVKQAEPSMAPEAIKQPQFIAIPKSDDLFTCPEIADKAQLVIDEDKSYNVVSQQILTNLTSYLSVFRNTGYDDWGHTFEEVKAGMFHWKSKKYAEVKDGMTIYESACGIGLNLFMTLEILREVHGVRNLRVYGNEYVQESVAVAQTMATRLPGKGQYGRICHGDSTKLDYVPSNSFDVVFTGYITPLANPLQINATRQGDLDRYYIALCESKDEDVESTRLKLKAQYLQEDWYAAWVGHMIRIAKPGAPIIIEQVSYPICRAYFDWGGVSQGFWRRAGRHYPNWDIDPSSIVYEDDTIFRRRYHVFMRKNS; encoded by the coding sequence ATGCCTCCGGCTTCCATGGAactggaaatggaagaacaagaacTTAATCGCATCGTTGATGAAGAGAACCTTCGCAATGAAGAGCGAGTAGCGTTGGTGGGGGGAGGAAAACACGCGAACGGCCGGCGACGGACGCCCGATTCGTCCAACTCCACGTCGTCCCTCGGTTCCACGGTAGCCTCCACACCCCGGTATAGGTCCTCGGTTTCGCGATGTTGGAAATTTTTGATACCACTCGCGCTGATTTCCATCTTGGCCATGCACTGGTCGCCTGAAATACAGGGGAACGCCGGAATTGAAACCAAGCCTTCCTCGGCACCACAAGAACAAGGAAAATCACAACCAATTGTACGAGAACCGGTAAAGAATCTAACGTCCGCATCGAATGGAAGAGACTTCCCAAAGAGAAATTCTTCCACTACACGTGCGGAACCTGTCAAGCAACCAGAATCCAGCATGGCACCGGTAGCGATCAAACAACCGGAACCTAGTATGGCACCGGAACCCGTCAAACAAGCGGAACCTAGCATGGCACCGGAAGCGATCAAACAACCACAATTCATTGCAATCCCCAAGAGTGACGACCTCTTTACATGCCCAGAGATCGCCGATAAAGCCCAACTCGTCATTGACGAAGACAAAAGCTACAACGTAGTCAGTCAgcaaatccttactaatctCACATCCTATCTCAGTGTGTTTCGGAACACCGGCTACGACGACTGGGGGCACACCTTTGAGGAAGTCAAGGCTGGTATGTTTCACTGGAAAAGTAAGAAGTACGCCGAAGTGAAAGACGGCATGACTATTTACGAATCCGCCTGCGGCATTGGCTTGAACCTTTTTATGACGTTGGAGATTCTGAGAGAAGTTCACGGCGTTCGAAATTTGCGCGTTTACGGAAACGAATACGTGCAAGAATCGGTCGCAGTCGCCCAAACCATGGCAACGAGGCTACCTGGGAAGGGACAATACGGTAGGATTTGCCATGGAGATTCCACCAAACTGGATTACGTTCCCTCGAATTCGTTTGATGTCGTTTTTACCGGGTACATTACTCCGTTGGCTAATCCTCTCCAAATCAACGCCACGCGCCAAGGCGATTTGGATCGGTACTATATCGCACTGTGTGAATCCAAAGACGAGGACGTCGAGAGCACACGTCTAAAGCTGAAAGCCCAGTACTTGCAAGAGGATTGGTACGCTGCATGGGTGGGACACATGATTCGCATTGCCAAACCCGGGGCGCCTATTATCATCGAACAGGTTTCCTACCCGATTTGTCGAGCATATTTTGATTGGGGAGGCGTCAGTCAGGGATTTTGGAGACGCGCTGGAAGGCACTACCCAAACTGGGATATCGATCCTAGCAGTATTGTGTACGAAGACGATACAATTTTCCGTAGACGCTATCATGTGTTTATGCGAAAGAATAGCTGA
- a CDS encoding predicted protein, whose translation NLRQLLLSETRDWRALAIRAGACLYRLRGLLKSDSYELTPERVRVGREALSIYAPLASRLGMHRLKNELEGAAFRVLYQRQYQAVNAMAKE comes from the coding sequence AACTTGCGCCAACTACTGCTTTCGGAAACCCGCGACTGGCGGGCTCTGGCGATTCGGGCCGGAGCTTGTCTCTATAGACTCAGGGGATTGCTCAAGTCCGACTCCTACGAACTCACTCCGGAACGGGTCCGGGTGGGCCGGGAAGCACTCAGCATCTACGCTCCGCTGGCGTCTCGCCTCGGAATGCATCGTCTCAAGAACGAACTCGAGGGTGCCGCCTTTCGAGTGCTCTATCAACGGCAGTACCAGGCAGTTAACGCCATGGCCAAGGAA
- a CDS encoding inner membrane protein (contains conserved domain of unknown function, found in Bacteria; located in inner membrane system) has product MAHERMGLENVTNPAAAVCFSRRECTMAFHYRVARRIGLQRFKYVHNNHNLLTWRLLSGSSPTPLHTKGEDAPQSKSPASSRDVTSPSSILPGLGLAAGTALGGFQAASILSDTLAIPVSGIPTSILLGMAVKNTIGYDTNTFQPGLVFATKTILQTGIVCVAAKLSFLDMVTTGSQSVPVVIASVGAGMLFLPIAGAWAGLPPRLSLLLTAGTSICGVTAITALAPAIQATPREIAIAVANTVAFGTVGMLCYPYVLHELCQGNSVQVGMCLGVAIHDTSQVLGSAMAYKETFDDQLAFQVAAVTKLVRNLGLAVAIPTLTYVYHKEHTAKSTGERLPETMSGLSTFSKYIPPFLVAFLGMSALRSGGDVMLSDVEVYSQIMNWIGNDLSKYALGTAMAGVGLSTSASSLQGVGWKPFAVGGAGALVVGGTGFTVATLVL; this is encoded by the coding sequence ATGGCTCACGAACGCATGGGACTTGAAAATGTCACAAACCCAGCCGCGGCAGTTTGTTTCTCCCGGCGAGAGTGCACCATGGCGTTTCACTACCGAGTAGCAAGGAGAATCGGGTTGCAACGTTTCAAATACGTCCATAACAATCACAACTTGTTGACTTGGCGGCTGCTATCAGGGTCCTCCCCGACGCCGCTCCATACAAAAGGAGAAGATGCACCGCAATCCAAATCACCGGCATCGTCTCGAGATGTCACGTCTCCTTCCTCGATTCTTCCTGGCCTCGGGCTCGCAGCCGGAACAGCACTTGGCGGCTTTCAGGCGGCGTCAATCCTATCAGATACCCTCGCTATTCCCGTGTCGGGAATTCCCACATCTATCCTACTTGGTATGGCTGTGAAAAACACGATAGGCTACGACACAAACACTTTCCAACCAGGTCTCGTCTTTGCCACCAAAACGATCCTCCAAACGGGAATCGTCTGCGTTGCGGCCAAACTTTCTTTCCTTGATATGGTTACCACCGGATCCCAGAGTGTTCCCGTCGTAATCGCTTCCGTCGGGGCCGGCATGTTGTTCTTACCCATCGCTGGTGCCTGGGCCGGGTTGCCCCCGCGACTGTCTCTCCTCCTCACTGCCGGTACATCCATTTGTGGTGTCACGGCTATTACTGCCCTAGCACCGGCAATCCAGGCAACACCACGGGAAATTGCTATAGCTGTGGCCAACACGGTGGCCTTTGGAACCGTGGGAATGTTGTGCTATCCCTATGTCTTGCACGAATTGTGCCAGGGCAATTCGGTGCAGGTAGGAATGTGCCTCGGAGTGGCTATTCATGACACGTCGCAGGTTCTGGGGTCGGCCATGGCCTATAAGGAAACGTTTGATGATCAATTGGCGTTTCAGGTGGCGGCCGTCACTAAACTCGTGCGGAATTTAGGTTTGGCCGTGGCCATTCCGACTTTGACGTACGTGTACCACAAGGAGCACACAGCCAAGTCAACGGGCGAACGCCTACCCGAAACCATGTCGGGCCTTTCCACCTTCTCCAAGTACATTCCGCCCTTTTTGGTGGCATTTTTGGGAATGTCGGCTTTGCGGTCGGGAGGAGACGTGATGCTTTCCGATGTGGAAGTCTATTCGCAAATCATGAATTGGATTGGCAATGATCTTTCCAAGTACGCTTTGGGGACAGCAATGGCGGGGGTAGGACTGAGTACTTCCGCGTCATCGCTACAAGGCGTAGGATGGAAACCGTTTGCGGTAGGAGGAGCGGGAGCTCTAGTGGTGGGTGGAACCGGATTCACGGTAGCGACGCTGGTGCTGTAG
- a CDS encoding predicted protein: protein MAEDDERRKVDKSVEREFSQQRNDQSILLDALEGLSAGMSPVQPSLAIAKPRRDRTVSWDINVPADLIDAPPNHDLSPVTPPQSSNVTTGKLSLKDIKDSSPIEDEAESYIHRALEESDPTRSGESEAQKNLLGAEVPKYRFEDAPSSPVPSTSSKASQKSHVSKSHRKTLSTGDALFNLAAEMRQMQNQSVSESFDGVKNGTTSADMFATNAIALMKRNKAKKEEETKSAAAVAAVRETFDPASKWKKLRTAVRASNMVDSKKTDEAVDPLENDDGDQQVDLESGVSGKGETKQNSSDNLRRSKKKSQINEDFKSDFQDFEEWLKFRKGNALRFVKNVLFFIIFPATGIAAILFYLADNPPCGSQEECIAEQHPVDVKTPMPVANTTDPGDSGLGSIGNFFRVDRSNQASASFWILFIGVRQVITFSLAKMSQAVVIDFFALRTRLFVKVLGPYATLWTVQSRGWPFLLTWWVLYDFFLLFGNNKFARHWLFWQDTIGLFNFENPAGGVLNSKAYQTVLILAASIGVAITAKRFWVGLFLGRQTFDRYANDLAVIMRKALLVGQIATLARDMEKYDFSMNDYHVEHSVAYKKTMEQNVAELDGGESVGSGGNASKSQRSILASTVDYNASIRVKINEVLGAWEEPTLLDKSNDIVSISSIIQFRQSLSCLNTTFPFSVAFGPADSRTTCISSVETVYQRLLGRTPSNEALNFDVLALVAVDRDGSLDEAKLKEVVKIFRPDREGNLSLIDFAKSVDSVYKELRLLRASVANSSKMDKAFERIINILFYFIVGCISLGVMGVDPLALFGSVSAFVLGFAFMIGAACSKYFEGLLLILVRRPFDIGDRIHVSDVNNDTSFSGSPTWFVRDVTLFATTVVFAATNEVATYSNGSLASSRIINAARSPQAVLYFNLKFPINTPYSKFKIFKAALEKFVKARPRQWLSFSAFRATRVEADAGFVEYIVVGQHRESWQNVGALLDSKAELSSFALELSKRMNMRYRAPPLPVDLSMRAAGNGGPLNDMLAQQMQAGDQFGSSDGDGANEDGSQSTYDIGAIESMFEKPK, encoded by the exons atggcagaagacgacgaaaggAGAAAGGTAGACAAAAGCGTAGAGCGAGAATTTTCGCAACAAAGGAATGACCAATCCATTCTATTGGACGCGTTGGAAGGATTGAGTGCTGGAATGTCGCCTGTACAGCCCTCGCTGGCCATTGCCAAACCTCGTCGTGATCG AACTGTTTCCTGGGACATCAATGTTCCAGCTGACCTCATCGATGCACCACCCAACCACGACTTGTCTCCTGTGACTCCTCCGCAATCGAGCAACGTGACCACTGGTAAACTCTCTTTGAAGGACATCAAGGATTCGTCGCCAATAGAAGATGAAGCG GAAAGCTATATTCATCGAGCGTTGGAGGAAAGCGATCCAACCAGATCTGGCGAGAGCGAAGCCCAAAAGAATCTTCTTGGTGCGGAAGTCCCAAAATACCGCTTTGAAGATGCGCCGTCCTCTCCTGTTCCTTCGACGTCTTCAAAGGCGTCCCAAAAATCCCATGTATCAAAATCTCACCGCAAAACGCTTAGCACTGGAGACGCCCTCTTTAATTTAGCGGCAGAAATGCGTCAGATGCAGAATCAAAGTGTTTCCGAGTCCTTCGACGGGGTGAAAAACGGAACAACAAGCGCGGATATGTTTGCGACCAACGCCATCGCTCTCATGAAGAGAAATaaagcaaaaaaagaagaggaaaCAAAAAGCGCAGCCGCCGTCGCTGCGGTGAGAGAAACTTTTGATCCCGCCAGCAAGTGGAAAAAACTTCGCACGGCTGTGCGAGCATCAAACATGGTCGATTCTAAAAAGACAGACGAAGCAGtcgatcctttggaaaacgaTGATGGCGATCAGCAAGTCGATCTTGAAAGTGGTGTTTCAGGAAAGGGAGAGACGAAGCAAAATAGTTCTGATAATTTACGACgctcgaaaaagaaaagtcaAATCAATGAAGATTTTAAATCAGATTTTCAAGACTTTGAGGAATGGTTGAAGTTCCGCAAGGGAAACGCACTTCGCTTCGTTAAGAACGTGCTTTTCTTTATCATCTTCCCGGCAACTGGGATTGCTGCCATTCTGTTCTACCTGGCGGATAACCCGCCATGTGGCTCACAAGAGGAATGTATTGCAGAGCAGCACCCTGTGGATGTGAAAACTCCCATGCCTGTGGCAAATACTACTGACCCGGGAGATTCCGGTCTAGGATCCATCGGAAACTTCTTTCGTGTGGACCGTTCAAATCAAGCTAGTGCATCGTTTTGGATTTTGTTCATTGGAGTCCGGCAAGTGATTACTTTTTCATTGGCCAAAATGTCACAAGCGGTCGTAATCGACTTCTTCGCCTTACGAACCCGTTTGTTTGTGAAGGTGCTGGGACCTTACGCAACTTTATGGACCGTACAATCACGTGGCTGGCCATTCTTACTCACATGGTGGGTTTTGTACGATTTCTTTCTACTTTTCGGAAACAACAAATTTGCTCGTCACTG GCTTTTTTGGCAGGACACAATTGGCCTTTTTAATTTCGAAAACCCAGCCGGCGGtgttttgaacagcaaagCGTACCAAACAGTTCTCATTTTGGCCGCATCCATTGGCGTTGCTATCACTGCGAAGCGTTTTTGGGTTGGACTGTTCCTGGGCCGACAGACCTTTGATCGATATGCGAATGATCTTGCGGTTATTATGCGAAAAGCTTTGCTGGTTGGTCAAATTGCTACGCTCGCGAGAGATATGGAGAAATACGATTTCAGTATGAACGACTATCATGTGGAGCATTCTGTCGCATATAAGAAGACAATGGAACAGAACGTTGCGGAATTAGACGGCGGCGAATCAGTGGGTAGTGGTGGTAATGCATCCAAAAGCCAACGGTCAATTCTTGCCAGCACGGTTGATTACAATGCTTCTATTCGCGTTAAGATCAACGAAGTCCTTGGTGCATGGGAGGAGCCGACACTTCTGGATAAGAGTAAT GATATCGTCAGCATTAGCTCGATTATACAATTTCGTCAATCCCTTTCCTGTCTCAACACAACGTTCCCATTTTCAGTTGCCTTCGGACCTGCAGACAGTCGTACAACGTGCATTTCTTCCGTGGAAACGGTGTATCAGCGATTGCTTGGACGCACTCCAAGTAATGAAGCTTTAAACTTTGATGTGCTTGCACTAGTTGCAGTCGATCGCGACGGATCACTAGACGAGGCGAAATTGAAAGAAGTGGTGAAAATATTTCGGCCCGACCGCGAAGGCAATCTCTCGCTGATTGATTTTGCCAAGTCAGTTGACAGTGTTTACAAGGAACTACGATTGCTGCGCGCTTCGGTCGCTAATTCGTCCAAAATGGACAAGGCGTTCGAGCGTATCATCAACATTTTGTTCTACTTCATAGTTGGATGTATTTCGCTTGGGGTAATGGGTGTGGATCCTCTCGCTCTTTTCGGATCTGTCTCTGCCTTTGTTCTGGGTTTTGCTTTCATGATCGGAGCGGCATGTTCTAAGTATTTTGAGGGTCTCCTGCTTATTTTGGTACGCCGTCCCTTCGACATTGGCGACCGCATCCACGTGAGCGACGTAAACAATGACACCAGCTTCTCTGGCTCTCCGACTTGGTTTGTGCGGGACGTCACTCTATTTGCTACGACAGTGGTCTTTGCGGCTACCAACGAAGTCGCTACCTACTCGAATGGGTCGCTCGCCAGTAGCCGCATAATCAATGCTGCGCGTTCGCCACAGGCTGTCTTGTATTTCAACCTCAAATTTCCCATCAACACACCATATTCAAAATTCAAAATCTTCAAGGCTGCTTTGGAGAAATTTGTCAAGGCGCGTCCTCGGCAGTGGTTGAGTTTTTCAGCCTTCCGCGCTACTCGCGTGGAGGCGGATGCTGGATTTGTTGAGTACATTGTAGTGGGACAGCATCGCGAATCGTGGCAGAATGTGGGAGCCTTGCTAGACAGCAAGGCAGAGTTATCCAGCTTTGCTTTGGAGCTGTCAAAGCGTATGAATATGCGCTATCGCGCGCCACCTTTACCGGTGGACCTCAGTATGCGAGCTGCTGGAAATGGAGGTCCACTCAACGACATGCTTGCACAACAGATGCAAGCAGGCGACCAATTTGGCTCTTCAGATGGAGACGGTGCCAATGAAGACGGGTCCCAGAGCACGTACGATATCGGAGCGATCGAGTCCATGTTTGAAAAACCTAAATAA